A stretch of DNA from Rhodothermales bacterium:
CGTGCCGAATGACCCGGCGCCCACATGCACGTTCGCCTCGAAGGTGGGCTTGTACGGCATGGCCCGGATGCTGATGGCGCCTCCGATTCCGGCGGGCCCGAACCGGGCACTGGTGGCTCCCCGCTGGATCTGTATGTCCTGCGTGGCTCCCTGGATGTCGAAGAAGTTGATCCAGAACACGTTGGACTCTTCCGGATCGTTCTGCGGGATGCCGTTGATGGATACGGCCAAGCGCCGCTGTCCGAAACCACGGAGTCGAAGCGTGGAATAGCCCACGGCATTCCCGTTTTCCGAGTGATACGTAATGGACGGCTGTCGCGAAAGATGCACCGGCAAATCCTTCATGTCCGGCATTCGCGTCAGCTCTTCGGCCGAAATATTGGTCAGCGTAATGGGGGCGAGCGCCTGGTCGGCGCGCCGTCCGGATACCACGACCTCATCCCCGGGAAGCGCCCGCAGTTCCAGCCGGACGGCGCGCTCCAGGCGCTCGCCCCCCTGGATGGTCAAGGTCTCCTGAGCGCTCCGGTAGCCCACGTAGCGCGCTTCCAGCACGTATGTACCGGCCGGAATGCCCGACAAGTGCCACTCCCCGTTCGCGTCCGAGGTCGTGCCGAAGCGGATGAGGCCGGTCATCTCCGCGCGGAGGGCAATGGTTGCGCCTTGCATGGGCCTGTCGTCCGCGTCCCGCACCACGCCTGAGATCACGGCGGTGTCCTGTGCCACGGTCGGCCACGGCAAGGCAAGGAAGAAAACAAGGATGCACAAGCGTGCGCGAACGCGGGGGGCGGACGAAGAGGATGGGATCATGGGCTCCGGGCAACTGGTGAACATGTGCCGGGATGGTCCCCCCAGGGGTGCAAATCCGTTTTCCTTCGCCGGCATGACCCGGATCAGGTTCAAAGGGTATGGTCTCAGCCCTGGGGGGCACCCCTAACAGATCCATCCATGATAGGATTGAACCTGTGCTTTGTCGAGACGTTGAGAAAGAAAACCCGATGAACCACGACATGGCCCATTTCCTGAAACGCCCCGACTGGCATCTGCCCGAGAGCGCCGCCACGAGTCCGTCTGCTTACGCCAACCGCCGAGCCTTCATCAAAAGCATGGGCTTGGGTACCATCGGTTTGGCAACGATGGGGTGCGGTCCGTCCGGCAACAGCAACGGCAATCCGACCACCTACCCGGTGGGTGCCGGCCCCCTCGACACCATTCCGGAAAATGCGCCGCGCATCGGATTGCCGGCAACGCGGAACGCCAATTACGTGGTACCGGAACGGCCGGTGACGACCCGGCTCGCCGCATCGTCCTACAACAACTACTACGAATTCATCAGCCAGGGCGACCTGAAAACGGTCTGGCCGTTGGTGGATGACTACAAGCCGTTCCCGCATACGATTGATGTGCGCGGACACGTCGACAAGCGGCTCACGCTCGATGTGGAAGACCTCATCCGGGAGTTCGGGCTCGAGGAGCGGGTCTACCGGTTCCGATGCGTCGAGGCCTGGTCCATGACCATCCCCTGGACCGGTTTTCCACTCAGCAAGCTGATAGAGCGCTGCAAACCGACCTCAAAGGCCACGCATGTCCGGTTCTGGAGCATCAGCCGCCCCAAGGAGATGCCCGGCATTCCGGCCGCGCCCTGGTTGGATTTCCCGTACTTCGAGGGTCTTCGCATGGACGAAGCCATGAATGAAATGGCCTTCATGGCTACAGGCATGTACGGCGAACCGCTGCCCAAACAGAATGGCTCACCCCTGCGCATGGTGTTGCCGTGGAAGTACGGCTACAAGGGCGCCAAGGCCATTACGCGAATTGAATTCGTGGATGAAGAGCCTGGAACGTTCTGGAATGACCTGTACCCGCAGGAGTACGGCTTCCTGTCCAACATCAATCCGAACATTCCGCATCCGCGCTGGACGCAGGCCACCGAGCGATTCATGCGCGACGAGAACAACCTCGAACAGATTCCGACGCAATTGTTCAATGGATACGCGGACCAGGTGGGCAGTCTCTACCCCGACGAACCGACTACGCTGACGCGCGTCGTTCGTTAAGCCACGCTCATCTCAAGCCTTTTGCGCTGTTCTTTTTAGCCACCGGTTCCACGCGAATACGCCCCAGATGGCCATGAGCGCGGCAATGAAGGCCATGACGGCATTCGATCGGGCAATGGAAATCTGCGTCCGCGCGATTTCGTCAATGACCACTTCCTGCGCGGCTCCGGGCTGGACGATGACCATCAACGAGTCTTTCTCAACCCGGTGCCCGATGGTGTACGGCAAATTAAGGCGGGTGCGCTCGAACACCGACCCATCCGGCAATGTGGCTACCAAGTCCAGTTCCACCATGGTCACGTCCTTCCGGTCTGAACGCTCATAGCGGGTTACGTCGGCCCACACCTTCGTCCCCGTCTGCCGCGTTTCCGACAGATCCACGGAAGTTTTTACCTGGTGGCCGGTCAACACCAGCAAAAGAACGGGGAGCAGCCAGGCAATCCGGGCGACACGTCGGGACGCAGAAGTCATGGTTCAGAACGGTATGGATGAGCCGCAATCCCACCGGTCAACCGGTGCCCGACCGGACGGTTCGTGGACCGGAGTGAAATTGACAGGAATCCGGGTATCACGACAGGAACAGGTAGGGTTTCCAGGAATCGTCCACGAGGCCAACGTAATCCCGGATGTACATGACATAGCTCGGCCGGAAGGGTGTGCGTGCCAATGAGATACCGGCTTCTTTCGGTGTCCGGTCCCCCTTCCTGTTGTTGCAGGGCACGCACGCGGCCACCAGGTTTTCCCACGTATCCTTGCCACCGCGGGATCGGGGTACGACGTGATCGATGGTCAGCTTCTCCCGGCTGCCACAATACTGGCACGTATCGCGATCCCGGCGGAAGACATTCCGACGCGTCAACAGGATACGTTTGTACGGCACGCGCACATACTGGCGGAGACGGACAATGCTGGGCCACGGGAAATGGGTCGTGGGGCTGCGAACAACCCGGTCACTTTCGCTCGCCACCAGTTCGGCCTTCTGCATCATGACAAGCACGACGGCGCGTTGCACGCTCGTGACCGTGAGGGCCCGGTAATCCTGGTTCAGGACCAGGACGTGGCCACTGAAGAATGTGGAGCCTGGGACTTCCATGCTCCTGAGTATACGAATTGCCGCATCAAGCGGAAGGGCTCGCGTCCTTTGTTGACAATACGGTTACCCGGTCCCCCACGGCAATCGTGCCCGCCTTCTCCACGACGGCATTTTCACCGAACAGGACCTTGCTGCCCTGTTTCCTGAGCCGGGCAAGTGTGGTTAGCGGCTCCTTCCCGGCGACACCCGTATCCTGGTCGATGGTGGTCACGACGCATCGGCCGCACGGCTTCACCAAGCGCAGCTCCACGTCCCCGATGGCAATGCGGTCCCAAGCATCTTCCATCCAGGCGTCGAGCGTATGGATCACAATGCTCGGCCGGAAGCGATTCATGGGAATGTCCAATCCGAGCGACTGCAGGGACCCCGTCGTGGTCACCAGTACGGGGTAACCATCCGTGAAACGCGTCCCGTGGCCCTCGCTTGCATAGACCGGATCCACCTGGCGGTGCGTGGTTGGTGGCATCCAGAACAGGCGGAATGTGCGACCCAATCGCTCGGAAAGCCAGCTGTTTGCCTCTTCGTCCGCCGGGATGGCTTCCACGATGTCGTTCCACACGCGCACGGGTTCCAACGGGCCCGTGGGCTGCGGCACCGTATGATGCTCGCCTCGCCACACCAACTCGAGTGAGTCACCCGTCTTGTGATGCGCCGTCAGGCCCGTCAAATCGGGCACCGAACGCTGCGA
This window harbors:
- the msrP gene encoding protein-methionine-sulfoxide reductase catalytic subunit MsrP; translated protein: MAHFLKRPDWHLPESAATSPSAYANRRAFIKSMGLGTIGLATMGCGPSGNSNGNPTTYPVGAGPLDTIPENAPRIGLPATRNANYVVPERPVTTRLAASSYNNYYEFISQGDLKTVWPLVDDYKPFPHTIDVRGHVDKRLTLDVEDLIREFGLEERVYRFRCVEAWSMTIPWTGFPLSKLIERCKPTSKATHVRFWSISRPKEMPGIPAAPWLDFPYFEGLRMDEAMNEMAFMATGMYGEPLPKQNGSPLRMVLPWKYGYKGAKAITRIEFVDEEPGTFWNDLYPQEYGFLSNINPNIPHPRWTQATERFMRDENNLEQIPTQLFNGYADQVGSLYPDEPTTLTRVVR
- a CDS encoding HNH endonuclease, translating into MEVPGSTFFSGHVLVLNQDYRALTVTSVQRAVVLVMMQKAELVASESDRVVRSPTTHFPWPSIVRLRQYVRVPYKRILLTRRNVFRRDRDTCQYCGSREKLTIDHVVPRSRGGKDTWENLVAACVPCNNRKGDRTPKEAGISLARTPFRPSYVMYIRDYVGLVDDSWKPYLFLS
- a CDS encoding MOSC domain-containing protein, which gives rise to MESRVVSLHIYPLKGARAVDLDTVRVQSRGLEGDRAWMLVDADGTFVSQRSVPDLTGLTAHHKTGDSLELVWRGEHHTVPQPTGPLEPVRVWNDIVEAIPADEEANSWLSERLGRTFRLFWMPPTTHRQVDPVYASEGHGTRFTDGYPVLVTTTGSLQSLGLDIPMNRFRPSIVIHTLDAWMEDAWDRIAIGDVELRLVKPCGRCVVTTIDQDTGVAGKEPLTTLARLRKQGSKVLFGENAVVEKAGTIAVGDRVTVLSTKDASPSA